In a genomic window of Cystobacter fuscus DSM 2262:
- a CDS encoding pyridoxamine 5'-phosphate oxidase family protein produces METQTITTLAALEACIGKAIAAVNLKVIDHLDEGALRWLSAAPVMFAGFGEGSRLQVTLGGGAPGFAGGTAHELRLPLAVLDDATGARPGVGFGSLFLLPSTGETLRVNGRVAQVSGGELRVTVEECYGHCAKALLRSDFWAASPGVASPPDAAAFVSASRFMALATLDAQGRADLSPRGDPAGSMASVEAGRVWFADRPGNRRVDSFRNIVTQPRMAALLLIPGATHVVRLSGSARLTTDEAARARFTVQGKTPTLVAGVEDPSLELLESPALARARLWPVQARPEGVDVAKVLFTHVKLNGNKSLGARIASAALSIPGVTGLVQKGMEKDYKDNLY; encoded by the coding sequence ATGGAGACACAAACCATCACCACACTCGCCGCGCTGGAGGCCTGCATTGGCAAGGCGATCGCGGCGGTGAATCTCAAGGTCATCGATCATCTGGATGAAGGCGCGCTGCGCTGGCTCTCCGCCGCTCCGGTGATGTTCGCCGGATTCGGGGAGGGCTCCCGCCTCCAGGTCACCCTCGGCGGCGGGGCTCCGGGTTTCGCCGGAGGCACGGCCCACGAGCTGCGGCTGCCGCTCGCGGTGCTCGACGATGCGACGGGGGCCCGGCCGGGGGTGGGTTTCGGCTCGCTGTTCCTGCTGCCGAGCACCGGCGAGACCCTGCGCGTCAACGGCCGGGTGGCACAGGTGAGCGGGGGCGAGCTGCGCGTCACGGTCGAGGAGTGTTACGGCCACTGCGCCAAGGCGCTGCTCCGCTCGGACTTCTGGGCGGCTTCGCCCGGCGTGGCCTCCCCCCCGGACGCCGCGGCCTTCGTGTCCGCCAGCCGTTTCATGGCGCTGGCGACGCTCGACGCCCAGGGGCGCGCCGACCTCAGCCCCCGGGGCGACCCGGCCGGCTCGATGGCGAGCGTCGAGGCGGGCCGGGTCTGGTTCGCGGACCGTCCGGGCAACCGCCGGGTGGACAGCTTCCGCAACATCGTCACCCAGCCGCGCATGGCCGCCCTGCTGCTGATTCCCGGCGCCACGCACGTCGTCCGGCTGTCGGGGAGCGCCCGGCTCACGACCGACGAGGCCGCGCGCGCGCGGTTCACGGTGCAAGGCAAGACGCCCACATTGGTCGCCGGCGTCGAGGACCCGTCCCTCGAATTGCTCGAGAGCCCCGCGCTCGCGCGCGCCCGGCTCTGGCCGGTCCAGGCGCGTCCGGAGGGCGTCGACGTCGCGAAGGTGCTCTTCACCCACGTCAAGCTCAACGGCAACAAGAGCCTCGGCGCCCGGATCGCGAGCGCGGCGCTCTCCATCCCTGG
- a CDS encoding AraC family transcriptional regulator, translating to MRLQAPLPPSADMDPDEVARPVLAVGLELVTGGLELDVHTHRKAQLFYMRRGELTCEASNALWLVPPQSALWIPGGTPHRLKGRAPLEGLSLFVEPEAIATLPRECCAVSVSPLLRELLSRAEELPPLYPLHGRESRLVTVLLDELAAARVEELRLPMPTDARLRRLAEWLLAHPGDGATLQQCAKRVGLGERTLNRLLVQDTGMSFGRWRQRLHIILALQWLTRGASVQSVAIDLGYESASSFVTMFRKALGTSPARYITRRLEFARADG from the coding sequence ATGCGCCTCCAGGCCCCTCTCCCCCCCTCCGCCGACATGGACCCGGACGAGGTCGCCCGCCCGGTCCTGGCGGTTGGCCTGGAGCTGGTGACGGGGGGACTCGAGCTGGACGTCCATACCCACCGCAAGGCCCAGCTCTTCTACATGCGCCGGGGCGAGTTGACGTGCGAGGCGTCCAACGCCCTGTGGCTCGTCCCGCCCCAGTCCGCGCTGTGGATTCCCGGCGGCACGCCCCACCGCCTCAAGGGCCGGGCTCCCCTCGAGGGGCTCTCGCTGTTCGTGGAGCCCGAGGCGATCGCCACTCTGCCCCGGGAATGTTGCGCCGTGTCCGTCAGCCCACTGCTGCGTGAGCTGCTGTCGCGCGCCGAGGAACTGCCCCCGCTGTATCCACTCCACGGCCGCGAGTCCCGGCTGGTCACCGTACTGCTGGACGAACTGGCGGCGGCGCGCGTGGAGGAACTGCGACTGCCCATGCCCACGGATGCGCGGCTGCGGCGGCTCGCCGAGTGGCTCCTCGCCCATCCGGGCGACGGCGCGACCCTCCAGCAGTGCGCGAAGCGTGTGGGCCTGGGCGAGCGGACATTGAACCGTCTGCTCGTCCAGGACACGGGCATGAGCTTTGGCCGGTGGCGCCAGCGGCTGCACATCATCCTCGCCCTGCAATGGCTCACGCGGGGGGCGTCGGTGCAGAGTGTGGCGATCGATCTGGGCTACGAGAGCGCGAGCAGCTTCGTGACGATGTTCCGCAAGGCGCTCGGCACGTCGCCCGCGCGCTACATCACCCGTCGGCTCGAGTTCGCCCGAGCCGATGGGTGA
- a CDS encoding polysaccharide lyase: MAEAAEIFHNTGTVSGWNSINREHKGSVTEVTNVTYSGPTAIKVTQIYDASYSGRYHSEVVKNNVYRRGDTGFYGFAFRLQPDWQFQPQSFNLAQFIADFSNTGCDDYMPSSMVWLSGNQLFTRVKQGSICNQKTVTFGNLATVTAGEWHKVVIQAKWASDGTGFYKLWFDGKKVLEQYNLNTTVSDDRYFQFRVGLYANGWHDNGYMQGSQGTRSIWFDEIGAGTTFADADPDQ, encoded by the coding sequence ATGGCGGAAGCCGCGGAAATCTTCCACAACACCGGGACCGTCTCTGGCTGGAACTCCATCAACAGGGAGCACAAGGGGTCTGTCACTGAGGTGACGAATGTCACCTACTCGGGCCCCACCGCCATCAAGGTGACGCAGATCTACGATGCCTCGTACAGCGGCCGTTACCACTCGGAGGTCGTGAAGAACAACGTGTACCGTCGCGGCGACACCGGCTTCTACGGCTTCGCGTTCCGGCTGCAGCCGGATTGGCAGTTCCAACCCCAGTCGTTCAACCTCGCGCAGTTCATCGCCGATTTCTCCAATACCGGCTGTGACGACTACATGCCGTCCAGCATGGTGTGGCTCTCGGGCAATCAGCTCTTCACGCGCGTGAAGCAGGGCTCGATCTGCAATCAAAAGACCGTCACGTTCGGTAACCTCGCCACCGTTACCGCCGGGGAGTGGCACAAGGTCGTGATCCAGGCGAAATGGGCGAGCGACGGCACCGGCTTCTACAAGCTCTGGTTTGACGGCAAGAAGGTCCTCGAGCAGTACAACCTGAACACCACGGTTTCCGATGACCGGTACTTCCAGTTCCGTGTCGGCCTCTACGCGAACGGCTGGCACGACAACGGGTACATGCAGGGCAGCCAGGGGACGCGCAGCATCTGGTTCGACGAGATTGGCGCGGGCACGACCTTCGCCGACGCCGACCCTGATCAGTGA
- a CDS encoding fascin domain-containing protein — MFQKKYSRPSLRAASAILFLANACAPTSDAPEGQDVATETAPSALLASGVSFKTVLGGRYVGAQNNGGGAVIATATTAQDWEKFSIEDINGGSLESGDKIFIIAGSGQYFQAANGGGSTLNAASANRQDWETFRIVKKSGTGVIANGDIVGLQTVTTGNWVSAENGGGSTVFAYGAALGSWEQLTISGLSGGTTPPPATGCDAPGLVWKTGNKTNFTSYPDPGSEECTKYNGCTWAGQFAACSGKKSEAWVAAHNIVAVFPNMNALKLHDLCLKSGTKTIVVTVLDTCADSDCSGCCTQNKGNADALIDLESYTNERWGVPDGRIQWADLGPTKGSGCN, encoded by the coding sequence ATGTTCCAGAAGAAGTATTCAAGACCCTCCCTTCGTGCCGCGAGCGCGATTCTGTTCCTCGCGAATGCGTGCGCCCCGACGAGTGACGCGCCTGAAGGGCAAGACGTCGCGACAGAGACGGCTCCGAGCGCGTTGCTCGCCTCCGGCGTGAGTTTCAAGACGGTGCTCGGCGGCCGCTATGTGGGCGCTCAAAACAACGGCGGCGGCGCGGTCATCGCGACGGCGACCACCGCCCAGGATTGGGAGAAGTTCTCGATCGAGGACATCAACGGCGGGTCCCTCGAGAGTGGGGACAAGATCTTCATCATCGCGGGCTCTGGGCAGTATTTCCAGGCCGCCAACGGCGGTGGCTCCACGCTGAACGCCGCCAGCGCGAATCGCCAGGACTGGGAGACGTTCCGCATTGTCAAGAAGAGCGGGACCGGTGTGATCGCCAACGGCGACATCGTCGGCCTGCAGACGGTCACGACTGGCAATTGGGTGTCGGCGGAGAACGGCGGCGGCAGCACGGTGTTCGCGTATGGCGCCGCGCTCGGCTCGTGGGAGCAGTTGACGATCTCTGGCTTGTCTGGAGGCACGACGCCGCCTCCCGCCACGGGCTGTGACGCTCCCGGCCTCGTCTGGAAGACCGGCAACAAGACCAACTTCACGTCGTACCCGGATCCGGGCAGCGAGGAGTGCACCAAGTACAACGGCTGTACGTGGGCAGGGCAGTTCGCGGCGTGCTCGGGGAAGAAGTCGGAGGCGTGGGTGGCGGCGCACAACATCGTCGCGGTGTTCCCCAACATGAACGCGCTCAAGCTCCATGACCTCTGCTTGAAGTCCGGCACGAAGACCATCGTGGTCACCGTGCTCGACACGTGCGCCGACTCGGACTGCTCGGGTTGCTGCACCCAGAACAAGGGGAACGCCGACGCGCTGATCGACCTCGAGAGCTATACCAACGAGCGCTGGGGCGTCCCCGACGGCAGGATCCAATGGGCGGACCTCGGTCCGACGAAGGGGAGCGGCTGCAACTGA
- a CDS encoding polysaccharide lyase family 7 protein: protein MSKNPTHPKGAGRAGGLSTFVLMAAVLLVSLPAFAQTKLVIPEANISASASDSNLPIHANDGSLSTRWSADATTGTQWLQYNLGGCYKIAFANLAWYNGDSRKYNLALKTSDNGTTWSTVFSGTNSGTTAALKPYTFGDRPAKYVRLESTGSDVNKWVSLSEMEIWTQGTGTCSGLDRTRSPGENFDLSDYQLQTLNSSLQVKFVDPINTYTDKYFYTDPSTGAMTFYVPSGAGSTANSKYPRSELRADTTWHMGGTHTLAVSMKVLQQPATGQIIIGQIHGEQTGGSELLKLRWTDGDILMGVKKNFGDSEQKILIKSGVALGENIDYVIKLVDSTVTVTVNGTSKSFTYNRASWSDVDLYFKLGAYSQDASSNGTYAKVAVTALD, encoded by the coding sequence ATGTCCAAGAATCCTACCCATCCAAAGGGGGCGGGCCGTGCTGGCGGGCTCTCCACCTTCGTGCTCATGGCCGCGGTTCTCCTGGTGTCGCTGCCCGCGTTCGCACAAACGAAGCTGGTCATCCCGGAGGCCAACATCAGCGCCAGCGCCAGTGACAGCAACCTGCCGATCCATGCGAACGACGGGTCGCTGAGCACGCGGTGGTCGGCCGATGCCACCACGGGCACCCAATGGCTCCAATACAATCTGGGAGGCTGCTACAAGATCGCGTTCGCCAATCTCGCCTGGTACAACGGCGATTCGCGCAAATACAATCTCGCGCTCAAGACGTCGGACAACGGCACCACCTGGTCCACCGTGTTCAGTGGAACCAACAGCGGCACGACGGCGGCACTCAAGCCCTATACCTTCGGCGACAGGCCCGCCAAATATGTGCGGCTGGAAAGCACGGGCAGCGACGTCAACAAATGGGTCAGCCTGTCGGAAATGGAGATCTGGACCCAGGGGACGGGCACCTGCTCCGGGCTCGATCGGACCCGCTCCCCGGGCGAGAACTTCGACCTGTCGGACTACCAACTGCAAACCTTGAACAGCTCGCTTCAAGTGAAGTTCGTCGATCCCATCAACACCTACACCGACAAGTATTTCTATACCGACCCATCGACCGGTGCGATGACCTTCTACGTGCCTTCCGGAGCGGGTTCGACCGCCAACTCCAAGTATCCGCGCTCGGAGCTGCGCGCGGACACCACCTGGCATATGGGTGGCACGCATACGCTGGCCGTGTCGATGAAGGTGCTGCAACAACCGGCCACCGGCCAGATCATCATCGGCCAGATTCATGGCGAACAAACCGGCGGCTCGGAGCTGCTGAAGCTGCGCTGGACCGACGGTGACATCCTGATGGGCGTGAAGAAGAACTTCGGCGACTCCGAGCAGAAGATCCTGATCAAGAGCGGCGTCGCACTCGGGGAGAACATCGACTACGTCATCAAGCTGGTCGATTCCACCGTCACGGTCACCGTCAATGGTACGTCGAAGTCGTTTACCTACAACCGTGCGTCATGGAGCGACGTCGATCTGTATTTCAAGCTCGGTGCCTACTCACAGGACGCCTCTTCGAACGGCACGTATGCCAAGGTCGCGGTGACGGCGCTGGACTGA
- the gndA gene encoding NADP-dependent phosphogluconate dehydrogenase — MSSTPLVVEKNELGRRGAEWISRALLEAVAGGQRASLALSGGSTTGQVYRELAKQDVPWALVDFYFVDERFVPPDSPDSNYLLAKQTLLEPLGIQPHQVFRMPGEREDREQAARDYEKLLPEVLDVVVLGMGEDGHTASLFPGHAALEEKERRVLAVVGPKPPPWRMTLTLPVLQSARKVLGLVSGAGKQDIVRRFRAGEDLPAARVKQTQWMMDEAAAGQPPEPSTNTGAKHMSTTTQPLAQFGVVGMGVMGQSLALNVADRGFRVAVWDIEPKRFEDLRHKGAPPSLQGHAALEDFVGALERPRRILMMVTAGAPVDSVMERLAPLLAPGDIVLDGGNSWFQDTRRREAAWKQKGLHFLGVGVSGGEEGARHGPSLMPGGPAEAYALVRPVLEAIAARSEEGVCVTHVGPDGAGHFVKMVHNGIEYADMQLLAETYDLLRRGLGLSADAIAGLFEQWNQGIAESFLLETTIRVLRKQDAETGKPLVEQVLDKAGQKGTGKWTVQVALDLGVSVPSIAGALDARNLSSLKEERVAAGRVLAAPQGEALSAEEKANLAAWAHDALYAARVATYAQGLRLIQAASQEYKWNVSLAEMARIWRAGCIIRARLLTPLREAFEKTPELKNLMVADGLAPVLGKMAPAWRRTVGVATRLGIPVPVLGASLAYFDSYRSPELPQNLTQAQRDAFGAHTYQRRDRPDAGFIHSDWS, encoded by the coding sequence ATGAGCTCCACGCCCCTGGTGGTGGAGAAGAACGAGCTGGGCCGGCGGGGCGCGGAATGGATTTCCCGCGCCCTGCTCGAGGCCGTCGCGGGAGGCCAGCGCGCCAGCCTCGCCCTGTCCGGTGGAAGCACGACGGGGCAGGTGTACCGGGAGCTGGCGAAGCAGGACGTGCCCTGGGCGCTGGTGGACTTCTACTTCGTGGACGAGCGCTTCGTGCCGCCGGACAGCCCGGACAGCAACTACCTGCTGGCGAAGCAGACGCTGCTCGAGCCCCTGGGCATCCAGCCCCATCAGGTGTTCCGGATGCCGGGCGAGCGCGAGGACCGCGAGCAGGCGGCACGCGACTACGAGAAGCTCCTGCCCGAGGTGCTGGACGTGGTGGTGCTGGGCATGGGCGAGGATGGCCACACGGCCTCGCTCTTCCCCGGCCACGCCGCGCTCGAGGAGAAGGAGCGGCGGGTGCTCGCGGTGGTGGGCCCCAAGCCGCCCCCGTGGCGCATGACGCTGACGCTGCCCGTGCTCCAGTCCGCCCGGAAGGTGCTGGGGCTGGTGAGTGGCGCGGGCAAGCAGGACATCGTCCGCCGCTTCCGCGCGGGCGAGGACCTGCCGGCGGCGCGGGTGAAGCAGACGCAGTGGATGATGGATGAGGCCGCGGCGGGACAGCCGCCCGAGCCCTCGACGAACACCGGAGCCAAGCACATGAGCACGACGACACAGCCCCTCGCGCAGTTCGGCGTGGTGGGCATGGGGGTGATGGGACAGAGCCTCGCGCTCAACGTGGCGGACCGGGGCTTCCGCGTCGCCGTGTGGGACATCGAGCCCAAGCGCTTCGAGGACCTGCGCCACAAGGGCGCGCCGCCGAGCCTCCAGGGCCACGCCGCGCTGGAGGACTTCGTGGGCGCGCTGGAGCGCCCCCGCCGCATCCTGATGATGGTGACGGCCGGAGCGCCGGTGGACTCGGTGATGGAGCGCCTGGCGCCGCTGCTCGCGCCGGGGGACATCGTCCTGGACGGCGGCAACTCCTGGTTCCAGGACACCCGGCGGCGCGAGGCGGCGTGGAAGCAGAAGGGGCTGCACTTCCTCGGCGTGGGCGTGTCCGGCGGCGAGGAGGGCGCGCGCCATGGGCCCTCCCTCATGCCGGGCGGCCCGGCCGAGGCGTACGCGCTGGTGCGTCCGGTGCTCGAGGCCATCGCCGCCCGGAGCGAGGAGGGCGTGTGCGTCACCCACGTGGGCCCGGATGGAGCGGGCCACTTCGTGAAGATGGTGCACAACGGCATCGAGTACGCGGACATGCAGCTGCTCGCGGAGACGTATGACCTGCTCCGCCGCGGGCTCGGGCTGTCGGCGGACGCGATCGCGGGGCTCTTCGAGCAGTGGAACCAGGGCATCGCCGAGTCCTTCCTCCTGGAGACGACCATCCGGGTGCTGCGCAAGCAGGACGCGGAGACGGGCAAGCCGCTGGTGGAGCAGGTGCTGGACAAGGCGGGCCAGAAGGGCACGGGCAAGTGGACGGTGCAGGTGGCGCTCGACCTGGGCGTGTCCGTGCCGTCCATCGCCGGAGCGCTCGACGCGCGCAATCTGTCCTCGCTGAAGGAAGAGCGCGTGGCGGCGGGCCGCGTGCTGGCCGCGCCCCAGGGCGAGGCGCTCAGCGCGGAGGAGAAAGCGAACCTGGCGGCGTGGGCGCATGACGCGCTGTACGCGGCGCGGGTGGCCACGTACGCGCAGGGCCTGCGCCTCATCCAGGCGGCGAGCCAGGAGTACAAGTGGAACGTGTCGCTCGCGGAGATGGCGCGCATCTGGCGGGCCGGCTGCATCATCCGCGCGCGGCTGCTCACGCCCCTGCGCGAGGCCTTCGAGAAGACGCCGGAGCTGAAGAACCTGATGGTGGCCGACGGGCTGGCGCCGGTGCTCGGGAAGATGGCACCCGCGTGGCGGCGCACCGTGGGAGTGGCCACGCGGCTGGGCATCCCCGTGCCGGTGCTCGGCGCGAGCCTCGCCTACTTCGACAGCTACCGCAGCCCGGAGCTGCCGCAGAACCTCACCCAGGCCCAGCGCGACGCCTTCGGCGCCCACACCTACCAGCGCCGCGACCGGCCCGACGCCGGATTCATCCACTCCGACTGGAGCTGA